A window from Balaenoptera musculus isolate JJ_BM4_2016_0621 chromosome 8, mBalMus1.pri.v3, whole genome shotgun sequence encodes these proteins:
- the LOC118900153 gene encoding hemoglobin subunit beta, which yields MVHLTAEEKSAVTALWAKVNVEEVGGEALGRLLVVYPWTQRFFEAFGDLSTADAVMKNPKVKAHGKKVLASFSDGLKHLDDLKGTFATLSELHCDKLHVDPENFRLLGNVLVIVLARHFGKEFTPELQAAYQKVVAGVANALAHKYH from the exons ATGGTGCATCTGACTGCTGAGGAGAAGTCTGCCGTCACTGCCCTATGGGCCAAGGTGAACGTGGAGGAAGTTGGTGGTGAGGCCCTGGGCAG GCTGCTGGTTGTCTACCCCTGGACTCAGAGGTTCTTTGAGGCCTTTGGGGACCTGTCCACCGCTGATGCTGTTATGAAAAACCCTAAGGTGAAGGCCCATGGCAAGAAGGTGCTAGCCTCCTTTAGTGACGGCCTGAAGCATCTCGACGACCTCAAGGGCACGTTTGCTACGCTGAGCGAGCTGCACTGTGACAAGCTGCACGTGGATCCTGAGAACTTCAGG CTCCTAGGCAACGTGCTGGTGATTGTGCTGGCTCGCCACTTTGGCAAGGAATTCACCCCGGAGCTTCAGGCCGCCTATCAGAAGGTCGTGGCTGGTGTGGCTAATGCCTTGGCCCACAAGTACCATTGA
- the LOC118899523 gene encoding LOW QUALITY PROTEIN: hemoglobin subunit epsilon-2-like (The sequence of the model RefSeq protein was modified relative to this genomic sequence to represent the inferred CDS: inserted 1 base in 1 codon), with protein sequence MVHFTAEEKEVVASLWAKMNVEVAGGESLGRFPVVYPWTQRFFYNFANFESAIMGNPKVKAHGRKVLTSFGNAFKHMDDLKGTFAHLSELHFDKLHVDSENFRLLGNMILIVLXTHFSEEFTRKMQAAWQNLTEAVANALAKKYQ encoded by the exons ATGGTGCATTTTACTGCTGAGGAGAAGGAGGTGGTTGCTAGCCTGTGGGCCAAGATGAATGTAGAGGTGGCTGGAGGTGAGAGCTTGGGAAG GTTCCCAGTTGTCTACCCATGGACCCAGAGGTTCTTTTACAATTTTGCTAACTTTGAGTCTGCGATAATGGGCAACCCTAAGGTCAAGGCCCATGGCAGGAAGGTGCTGACCTCCTTTGGAAATGCCTTTAAACACATGGATGACCTCAAGGGCACCTTTGCACATTTAAGTGAGCTGCACTTTGACAAGCTGCATGTGGATTCTGAGAACTTCAGG CTCCTAGGCAACATGATATTGATTGTCT CAACCCACTTCAGCGAGGAATTTACCCGAAAGATGCAGGCTGCCTGGCAGAACCTGACAGAAGCTGTGGCTAATGCTCTGGCCAAAAAGTACCAGTAG
- the LOC118900152 gene encoding hemoglobin subunit beta — MVHLTAEEKSAVTALWAKVNVEEVGGEALGRLLVVYPWTQRFFEAFGDLSTADAVMKNPKVKAHGKKVLASFSDGLKHLDDLKGTFATLSELHCDKLHVDPENFRLLGNVLVIVLARHFGKEFTPELQAAYQKVVAGVANALAHKYH, encoded by the exons ATGGTGCATCTGACTGCTGAGGAGAAGTCTGCCGTCACTGCCCTATGGGCCAAGGTGAACGTGGAGGAAGTTGGTGGTGAGGCCCTGGGCAG GCTGCTGGTTGTCTACCCCTGGACTCAGAGGTTCTTTGAGGCCTTTGGGGACCTGTCCACCGCTGATGCTGTTATGAAAAACCCTAAGGTGAAGGCCCATGGCAAGAAGGTGCTAGCCTCCTTTAGTGACGGCCTGAAGCATCTCGACGACCTCAAGGGCACGTTTGCTACGCTGAGCGAGCTGCACTGTGACAAGCTGCACGTGGATCCTGAGAACTTCAGG CTCCTAGGCAACGTGCTGGTGATTGTGCTGGCTCGCCACTTTGGCAAGGAATTCACCCCAGAGCTTCAGGCTGCCTATCAGAAGGTCGTGGCTGGTGTGGCTAATGCCTTGGCCCACAAGTACCATTGA